Proteins co-encoded in one Metabacillus sp. KUDC1714 genomic window:
- a CDS encoding aldo/keto reductase, whose product MRKMPLQKREITTSRLVLGCMGFGGGWDNNPITKEDNLIAEKAVDAALSSGITMFDHADIYKMGKAETIFGGILKNRPELRENIVIQSKCGIRFPEGNTPHRFDFSKSHILSSVDGILKRLNTEYIDILLLHRPDPLVEPEEVAEAFEALKASGKVKNFGVSNMSAAQIKMLSAFCSDPLIVNQLELSLKRIDWLEQGVLVNQKAGTDINFADGIIEHCRLEDIQIQAWAPLAYGMYSGREMENVTEADLQTKDLVQKMANEKGTSTEAIVLGWLMRHPALIQPVIGSTNPERIKNCQDSVRQAEMMTREEWYSLYTASRGKKMP is encoded by the coding sequence ATAAGAAAAATGCCATTACAAAAACGTGAGATTACAACAAGTCGCCTTGTATTAGGTTGTATGGGGTTTGGTGGAGGCTGGGATAATAATCCGATTACGAAAGAGGACAATCTTATCGCAGAAAAAGCTGTTGATGCCGCGTTATCAAGTGGGATTACGATGTTCGATCATGCAGATATTTATAAGATGGGAAAAGCAGAGACGATCTTTGGTGGAATTTTAAAAAATCGCCCAGAATTAAGGGAAAACATAGTTATTCAATCAAAATGTGGAATACGTTTTCCGGAAGGGAATACACCACATCGATTTGATTTTTCAAAAAGTCATATTTTATCTTCTGTAGATGGAATATTAAAGAGATTGAATACCGAATACATAGATATTTTATTATTACACCGCCCAGATCCTTTAGTTGAACCTGAGGAAGTTGCAGAGGCATTTGAGGCGTTAAAAGCATCTGGAAAAGTGAAAAATTTTGGAGTATCAAACATGAGTGCAGCTCAAATCAAAATGCTAAGTGCATTTTGTTCAGATCCACTTATCGTAAATCAACTAGAGTTAAGCCTTAAACGTATTGATTGGTTGGAGCAGGGTGTATTGGTAAATCAAAAAGCGGGAACGGATATTAATTTTGCTGATGGAATTATTGAGCATTGCCGCTTAGAGGATATCCAGATCCAAGCATGGGCTCCTTTGGCTTATGGAATGTATTCAGGGCGTGAAATGGAAAATGTAACAGAAGCTGACTTGCAAACTAAAGACCTCGTTCAAAAAATGGCAAATGAGAAGGGGACTTCAACAGAAGCAATTGTTCTAGGTTGGTTAATGCGCCATCCTGCTCTAATTCAGCCAGTGATTGGCTCAACAAATCCAGAACGAATCAAAAACTGCCAAGATTCAGTGCGCCAAGCTGAAATGATGACTCGTGAAGAGTGGTATTCATTGTACACAGCATCACGTGGGAAAAAAATGCCTTAA
- the bglB gene encoding beta-galactosidase BglB, producing the protein MVQNEVFIERREVIHQIDLLMDNLTQIKDNTGEFLLNFDGLVVDDKSWNVWNWPQGVGLYGIFKYWKLTNSQKALTIITDWFKARLEEGVPPKNVNTMAPFLTLAFLYEETKDQTFVPYLEDWAEWVMYDMPRTKEDGLQHMTYGPENKNQLWDDTLMMTVLPLAKIGKLFNKPEYIEEAKKQFLIHIKYLSDRKTGLWFHGWTFEENHNYAEALWGRGNCWITIAIPEIIEILELKEGDFLREFLLDTLNRQIEALASFQDDSGLWHTLINDKTSYLEASATAGFAYGILKSVHKRYISQEYKEVAYKAIQGILKEINDEGALQKVSVGTGMGDSLNFYKEIKITTMPYGQSLAVLCLSEFLHYYI; encoded by the coding sequence ATGGTTCAAAATGAAGTTTTTATCGAAAGAAGAGAAGTAATTCATCAAATTGATTTACTAATGGATAATCTTACACAAATAAAAGATAATACTGGTGAATTTTTATTAAACTTCGATGGTTTAGTTGTAGATGATAAGAGCTGGAATGTTTGGAATTGGCCGCAAGGTGTTGGATTATATGGAATCTTTAAATATTGGAAACTAACAAATAGTCAGAAGGCTTTAACGATAATAACAGATTGGTTTAAAGCAAGATTAGAAGAAGGTGTCCCACCTAAAAATGTTAATACAATGGCTCCGTTTTTAACATTAGCCTTTTTGTATGAAGAAACGAAGGATCAAACATTTGTGCCATACTTAGAAGATTGGGCAGAGTGGGTAATGTATGATATGCCGCGTACGAAAGAAGATGGACTTCAACATATGACATATGGTCCAGAAAACAAAAATCAGCTTTGGGATGACACATTGATGATGACTGTTTTGCCATTAGCTAAGATTGGTAAGCTTTTTAATAAACCTGAATATATCGAAGAAGCAAAGAAGCAATTTTTAATTCATATAAAATATTTAAGTGATCGAAAGACAGGATTATGGTTCCATGGTTGGACATTTGAAGAAAATCACAATTATGCTGAAGCGCTATGGGGAAGAGGTAATTGTTGGATTACAATTGCTATTCCGGAAATTATTGAAATTTTAGAGTTAAAAGAAGGAGATTTCTTAAGGGAATTCCTACTCGATACATTAAATAGACAGATTGAAGCATTGGCTAGCTTCCAAGATGACAGCGGTTTATGGCATACATTAATTAATGATAAAACGTCTTACCTTGAAGCATCAGCAACAGCAGGTTTTGCTTATGGGATCTTAAAATCAGTTCATAAACGTTATATTAGTCAAGAATATAAGGAAGTTGCATACAAAGCGATCCAAGGAATTTTAAAAGAAATTAACGATGAGGGCGCCCTGCAAAAAGTGTCAGTAGGAACAGGTATGGGTGATAGCTTAAACTTTTATAAAGAAATTAAAATTACGACGATGCCATATGGGCAATCATTAGCAGTTCTTTGCTTGTCGGAATTTCTACACTATTATATCTAA
- a CDS encoding serine hydrolase domain-containing protein, with protein sequence MNSIHKKLKPMLKDFVEKGPAGCACSVTHQGKTVFEDYVGMADIESQKPITEDTIYRIYSMTKVVTCTAALMLYERGHYLLNDPLEDYLPEFINPQVYRENDKGELYTTPAERSITVKDLFTMTSGLTYPGDANETERQLTKAMHVLEQQENLGEIVNARTISKKLASIPLAFDPGTRWHYSFSHDVLGAFIEVVSGKTFGQFLKDEIFDPLTMNDTFFRIPDDKKARLCSLYNRDENGNLSKNIEMDAHIQPDATFESGGGGLLSTLSDYSRFAHMLANGGELDGERIIGQKTINLMATNQLTTENSSNYNWNYLKGYGYGLGVRVMVDPALGGSNSSIGEFGWSGLLGTWVLIDPKEKLSAVYMQQMMPNLEAYHQPRLRSVIYGGI encoded by the coding sequence ATGAATTCGATCCACAAGAAATTAAAACCAATGTTAAAAGATTTTGTAGAAAAAGGTCCTGCAGGCTGTGCTTGTTCAGTCACTCATCAAGGAAAAACGGTATTTGAAGACTATGTTGGAATGGCAGACATCGAATCACAAAAACCAATAACAGAAGATACAATCTATCGAATATATTCAATGACAAAAGTCGTTACTTGTACAGCAGCCCTTATGTTATATGAGAGAGGCCATTATTTACTTAATGATCCTCTTGAAGATTATTTACCGGAGTTTATAAATCCCCAAGTTTACCGGGAAAATGATAAGGGGGAGCTATACACTACTCCTGCGGAAAGGTCGATTACAGTTAAAGATCTATTCACGATGACATCGGGGTTAACTTATCCAGGTGATGCAAATGAAACGGAGCGCCAACTTACAAAGGCCATGCATGTTTTAGAACAGCAGGAGAACCTTGGCGAAATAGTCAATGCACGGACTATTTCAAAAAAATTAGCATCGATACCATTAGCATTCGATCCAGGGACCAGGTGGCATTACAGCTTTAGTCATGATGTCTTGGGAGCATTTATTGAAGTAGTATCTGGAAAAACGTTTGGGCAATTTTTAAAAGATGAAATTTTTGATCCATTAACAATGAACGATACATTCTTTAGAATTCCCGATGATAAGAAAGCCAGACTTTGTAGCCTGTATAATCGGGATGAAAATGGAAATTTATCGAAAAATATAGAGATGGATGCACATATTCAACCAGATGCAACATTTGAAAGTGGTGGAGGTGGTCTGCTTTCGACACTTAGTGATTATAGTCGTTTTGCACATATGCTCGCAAATGGAGGAGAATTAGATGGAGAACGCATTATAGGACAAAAAACTATTAATCTTATGGCTACTAATCAATTAACAACAGAAAATTCATCTAATTATAACTGGAATTATCTTAAAGGCTACGGTTACGGACTTGGAGTTAGAGTCATGGTTGATCCAGCTTTAGGTGGAAGCAACAGCTCTATAGGTGAATTTGGTTGGTCAGGATTATTAGGGACGTGGGTGTTAATTGATCCAAAAGAAAAGCTATCTGCAGTTTATATGCAGCAAATGATGCCTAATTTAGAGGCTTATCACCAACCAAGACTGCGATCTGTGATATACGGGGGAATTTGA
- a CDS encoding glycosyl hydrolase family 18 protein — protein sequence MKKSYLLLALVSILIFTGGFFSGMLYSSNSTDQAKKNTQMAPKSAKKLKQKQIPKIEQKSSKVLIGYVQDFRDPNTINYSKLTHTIFSFAHPTKDGSLLMNGDSALSNLRTMVQQAHKRDTKVMLAVGGWYHINGGESYEYFRAAISNPASRTKLINELVGITERENLDGIDIDFEHPRSKEDAKNLATFMKTLSDNLHPKNKELSIAVYSKIHSVTGTEIASVIYEPTMFNYVDHVNIMAYDGQWDGEYDAANLSPYPFVENIVSYWTTLFDKQGINKEKLVLGVPFYAQPEDVSIKQVSYEAIINSNPTNAKRDTVKMNGTTYHYNGVETIQKKTNLALDNGFGGMMLWELGHDAKGSHSLTNVISQVLDKENAEQKQVTIYSKDEESK from the coding sequence ATGAAAAAAAGCTACTTACTACTTGCACTAGTATCCATCCTAATTTTCACAGGTGGATTCTTTTCAGGAATGTTATATTCTAGTAATAGTACAGATCAAGCGAAGAAAAATACACAAATGGCCCCTAAATCCGCAAAAAAATTAAAACAAAAACAAATACCTAAAATAGAACAAAAAAGTTCTAAGGTATTAATTGGATATGTTCAAGATTTTCGGGATCCTAATACAATTAATTATTCTAAATTAACACATACTATTTTCTCCTTTGCTCATCCTACAAAAGATGGAAGTCTTTTAATGAATGGCGATAGCGCTTTGTCAAATTTGCGCACAATGGTTCAACAAGCACATAAACGGGATACAAAGGTAATGCTTGCAGTTGGTGGCTGGTACCATATTAATGGAGGAGAGTCATACGAGTATTTTAGAGCAGCGATCTCCAATCCCGCATCCCGTACTAAGCTAATCAATGAACTTGTTGGAATTACTGAGCGAGAAAATTTAGATGGTATTGACATTGATTTTGAACATCCTCGCTCTAAAGAGGATGCAAAAAATCTTGCTACTTTTATGAAAACGTTAAGTGATAATCTTCATCCTAAAAATAAGGAGTTATCAATCGCTGTTTATTCTAAGATTCATAGTGTGACAGGAACAGAAATTGCTTCTGTTATCTACGAACCAACAATGTTTAACTATGTTGATCATGTCAATATTATGGCATATGATGGTCAATGGGATGGTGAGTATGATGCAGCTAACTTATCTCCATATCCTTTTGTAGAAAATATCGTTAGCTACTGGACAACTCTTTTTGATAAACAAGGTATTAATAAAGAAAAACTTGTATTAGGTGTTCCGTTTTATGCGCAGCCTGAAGACGTGTCAATTAAACAGGTTTCATATGAAGCAATTATTAATAGCAATCCCACAAATGCAAAGCGTGATACCGTTAAGATGAACGGTACGACCTATCATTACAATGGGGTGGAAACCATTCAAAAGAAAACAAATCTTGCATTAGACAACGGCTTTGGCGGAATGATGTTGTGGGAACTAGGACATGATGCAAAAGGGTCACATAGTTTGACAAATGTTATCTCACAGGTACTTGATAAGGAAAATGCAGAACAAAAACAAGTAACCATTTATTCAAAAGATGAGGAAAGTAAATGA
- a CDS encoding TRAP transporter small permease translates to MRNLKKSVDRIIEFLTCTLFVVMVAVASWQVLSRFILKSPSTFTEELLRYSLIWLAMLAAAYVVGKNQHIAITFLRDRLVENSKITLDILIQSIFLIFAAVIMVYGGGRAVSLTMAQISPALHLPMGFVYLALPLSGVFILFYSTTNIIELMNKKKKISYINEEKKAS, encoded by the coding sequence ATGAGAAATTTAAAGAAAAGTGTTGATAGAATAATTGAATTTCTTACTTGTACTTTATTCGTTGTAATGGTAGCGGTTGCAAGTTGGCAAGTCTTGAGCCGCTTTATCTTAAAGAGTCCAAGTACATTTACAGAAGAGCTATTAAGGTATAGTTTGATCTGGCTTGCCATGTTAGCTGCTGCCTATGTTGTCGGGAAAAATCAGCATATTGCGATTACCTTTTTAAGAGATCGTTTGGTTGAAAATTCTAAAATCACCCTAGATATTTTGATTCAATCGATCTTCTTAATATTTGCAGCGGTTATTATGGTTTATGGTGGTGGAAGAGCGGTTTCTTTAACAATGGCTCAAATTTCTCCAGCTTTACATTTACCAATGGGCTTTGTTTATTTGGCATTACCGTTATCTGGAGTATTTATTCTTTTTTATAGCACAACAAATATTATTGAGTTAATGAACAAGAAGAAAAAAATATCCTATATTAATGAAGAAAAAAAAGCAAGTTAA
- a CDS encoding TRAP transporter substrate-binding protein gives MKKIIPIILIGLLSVILFTGYSKNENDSIVLRFAYASNSQPVKDAMAEFGKLLTEKTNGEVTVEYFPDSQLGGERELIELTQTGAVDITKVSGSALESFSEKYSIFGLPYLFEDETHFYKVMDSEIVKPIYDSTEALGFVGLTYYDSGQRSFYMTEKPIEKPSDLNGKKIRVMQSQTAIKMVQLLGGSPTPMDSGEVYTSLQQGILDGAENNEFAITEAGHGEVAKYYSYDEHTRVPDIMVMNKETLDKLTESQRQAVYEAAKESTAFEKVVWKEAVDQAKERAENEFGVVFNEVDKKPFQEAVQPLHDEFANKEGFKQLYEDIIKMKENK, from the coding sequence ATGAAAAAGATTATACCTATCATACTTATAGGCTTGTTGTCTGTAATTTTGTTTACTGGCTATAGCAAAAATGAGAACGATTCCATAGTTTTACGATTTGCTTATGCTAGTAATAGTCAACCAGTAAAAGATGCAATGGCTGAGTTTGGAAAATTACTAACGGAAAAAACAAATGGTGAGGTTACTGTTGAATATTTTCCAGATAGTCAACTAGGTGGAGAAAGAGAGTTAATCGAATTAACACAAACAGGTGCAGTTGATATTACAAAAGTAAGTGGATCTGCACTTGAAAGTTTTTCAGAAAAGTATTCTATCTTTGGTCTTCCATATTTATTCGAGGATGAAACACATTTTTATAAAGTAATGGACAGTGAAATTGTAAAACCAATTTATGATTCAACAGAAGCGTTAGGCTTTGTAGGCTTAACCTATTATGATTCAGGGCAAAGAAGCTTTTATATGACAGAAAAGCCAATAGAAAAACCGAGTGATTTAAATGGAAAAAAAATAAGGGTTATGCAAAGTCAAACAGCGATAAAAATGGTGCAATTATTAGGTGGTTCACCAACACCTATGGATAGTGGTGAAGTATATACTTCGTTGCAACAAGGAATCCTTGATGGTGCTGAAAATAATGAGTTTGCTATCACAGAAGCTGGACATGGTGAGGTAGCAAAGTATTATTCATATGATGAACATACAAGAGTGCCTGATATCATGGTTATGAATAAAGAAACATTAGACAAATTAACTGAATCACAAAGACAAGCAGTATATGAAGCGGCTAAAGAATCAACAGCATTTGAAAAAGTTGTTTGGAAAGAAGCGGTTGATCAAGCAAAAGAAAGAGCTGAAAATGAATTTGGTGTTGTTTTTAATGAAGTAGATAAAAAGCCGTTCCAAGAAGCAGTACAGCCGTTGCATGATGAGTTTGCAAATAAAGAAGGTTTCAAACAATTATATGAAGATATCATCAAGATGAAAGAAAATAAATGA
- a CDS encoding phosphotransferase, which produces MSVTSETIDQILEHYFSADKTCLVYQGKSGYNNTTRYIVNDNKKYILRIYETHKDKEKVKLEHEVLVRLNEIEGLPFKVPVPIYTNEGKTYLRLHNGSNKLGCIYTYIEGENPVFDYSRVLYSFGKSTGDVLRALQGLQVHQPFIYRPYYEIEHTHPNCGINQVVQWCTNPPKEFTEFKSKLSWIAKQMLQFQTFVPRLKTLPHQVIHGDLNESNVLVGQNGTIEAILDFEFVTYDLRVMEVAVCISEIIVKEPNESILWEKLTTFFRGFSSVLTLTKPEIDALPILVQLRRLDVFVHFLGRYLDGIDKQDVLKEQIIKTVTNKDWLCDGGNKLTRLWSGK; this is translated from the coding sequence ATGAGTGTAACTTCAGAGACAATTGATCAGATATTAGAACATTACTTTTCCGCTGATAAAACATGTCTTGTTTATCAGGGGAAAAGTGGTTATAACAATACCACCAGATATATTGTAAATGATAATAAAAAATATATCCTTCGTATTTATGAAACACATAAAGACAAAGAAAAAGTAAAGCTAGAGCATGAGGTTTTAGTAAGGCTTAATGAAATTGAGGGTTTACCTTTTAAAGTTCCTGTTCCGATTTATACAAATGAAGGAAAAACATACCTTCGACTACATAATGGGTCAAACAAGCTTGGTTGTATCTATACATATATAGAAGGAGAGAATCCTGTCTTTGATTATTCCAGAGTATTGTATTCTTTTGGCAAAAGCACCGGAGATGTATTACGCGCTTTACAGGGGCTCCAAGTTCATCAGCCGTTTATTTATCGACCTTATTATGAAATTGAACATACACATCCAAATTGTGGGATCAATCAGGTCGTTCAATGGTGTACAAATCCTCCGAAGGAGTTTACAGAATTTAAGTCAAAGTTATCGTGGATCGCAAAACAAATGCTCCAATTTCAAACGTTCGTTCCACGACTTAAGACTCTACCACATCAAGTAATTCATGGTGATCTAAACGAATCAAATGTCTTAGTTGGTCAAAATGGAACGATAGAGGCTATATTAGATTTTGAATTTGTAACATATGATCTTCGCGTAATGGAAGTGGCTGTTTGTATATCAGAAATAATTGTAAAAGAACCAAATGAATCAATATTATGGGAAAAGCTCACAACGTTTTTCAGAGGATTTTCGTCTGTTCTGACTTTAACAAAACCTGAAATTGATGCTTTACCAATCTTGGTTCAGTTAAGACGATTAGATGTTTTTGTTCATTTTCTAGGACGATATTTAGATGGAATCGATAAACAGGATGTTCTGAAAGAGCAAATCATTAAAACGGTTACAAATAAGGATTGGTTATGTGATGGTGGGAATAAGCTTACTAGGTTATGGAGTGGTAAATAG
- a CDS encoding TRAP transporter large permease, producing MVLQASLILIIVFALLMVIGIPIAISIATASLATVLIVLPFDISVFTSAQKMITSLDSFSLLAVPFFILSGIIMNNGGIAIKLVNLAKLIGGRIPGSLAHTNIIGNMFFGSISGSAIAASTAIGGTLSPLQEKEGYSKTFSAAVNIASAPTGMLIPPSSAFIIFSLISGGTSIAALFMGGYVVGILWGLSVMVVAYIIARKKKYSITSKVSFNEAKKIIIEAIPSLLLIIIIIGGILTGVFTAIEASAVCVVYSLFLALVFYRSLSLKQLPSVLVQAVEMTGVIMFLIAASSGMAFVMALTGIPEALSNLILGISDNKFVILACITIILLIIGTFMDIAPAILIFTPIFLPIATSLGIDPVHFGIFFIFNLCIGTITPPVGTGLFVGASVGKVKIEQVLKPLIPFYVAIIVVLLLVTYIPQISLFLPNAFGL from the coding sequence ATGGTGTTACAAGCTAGTTTAATTTTAATTATAGTATTTGCATTATTAATGGTAATAGGAATACCTATTGCTATTAGTATCGCAACAGCGTCCCTGGCAACGGTATTAATCGTTTTACCTTTCGATATATCTGTATTCACATCAGCCCAAAAGATGATAACAAGTTTAGATAGTTTTTCACTTTTAGCAGTACCATTTTTCATATTATCAGGAATTATTATGAACAATGGTGGAATCGCTATCAAATTAGTGAATTTAGCAAAATTAATAGGTGGAAGAATTCCAGGTTCATTGGCCCATACAAATATAATAGGGAATATGTTTTTTGGATCTATCTCTGGTTCTGCGATTGCAGCATCAACAGCAATTGGCGGTACATTGAGTCCACTCCAAGAAAAAGAAGGGTATAGTAAGACATTCTCTGCAGCTGTTAATATTGCTTCAGCTCCAACAGGGATGTTAATACCTCCAAGTTCAGCATTTATCATTTTCTCATTAATAAGCGGAGGAACTTCTATTGCCGCTTTGTTTATGGGAGGTTATGTTGTTGGAATATTATGGGGATTATCTGTAATGGTTGTTGCCTATATTATAGCTAGAAAGAAAAAATATTCAATTACATCAAAGGTTTCCTTTAATGAAGCAAAAAAAATCATCATCGAAGCAATTCCTAGTTTGTTATTGATTATTATTATCATTGGAGGAATTCTTACTGGTGTCTTTACAGCAATTGAGGCATCTGCAGTTTGTGTGGTCTATTCATTATTCTTAGCGCTTGTTTTTTATAGATCATTATCTCTTAAACAATTACCAAGTGTTTTGGTGCAAGCAGTTGAAATGACTGGTGTTATTATGTTTTTAATAGCAGCATCATCTGGCATGGCTTTTGTAATGGCGCTAACAGGTATACCAGAAGCACTAAGTAATCTTATTTTGGGTATTTCAGACAATAAATTCGTTATCCTTGCATGTATTACGATAATTTTATTAATTATTGGTACGTTTATGGATATCGCACCAGCGATCTTAATCTTTACCCCAATCTTTTTACCAATCGCAACAAGCTTAGGAATTGACCCAGTACATTTCGGCATCTTTTTTATCTTTAATTTATGTATTGGAACAATAACACCTCCAGTTGGTACAGGCTTATTTGTTGGAGCAAGCGTTGGGAAAGTGAAGATAGAGCAAGTACTTAAACCACTTATTCCGTTTTATGTAGCGATCATTGTTGTTTTGCTGTTAGTTACTTATATACCACAAATAAGTTTATTCCTGCCAAATGCATTTGGTTTATAA